One Gloeothece verrucosa PCC 7822 DNA window includes the following coding sequences:
- a CDS encoding DUF790 family protein codes for MLPSDLLIYRQNGETLVPKRLPINDSSLALAIDQINCFQASKGKTQGELEQKLQELEGDSPDYRVKRGIAHLLKNSFSTFEIISPIDPQLLRQRVFSHACTTVPIPKNRNHTLEGLACNLSNELKREVLPSEIEKGLYADLLDNRILTQFEPPSPEELIHRYNLSQVQGIFYRASHIIINAHRNDPGEYKLLFRYLKLFQLMAYIEGDADTGFTITIDGPASLFKASTRYGLAMAKMIPALLHVSKWSLQAKLEYKDPYTGGEKTKRFSLDDGCGLVTHYPKGKTYDSMLEESFAKRWNKLNTPWRLEREVHLVPLPGSVMIPDFRLVHPDGRDFLLEIVGYWRPEYLQKKFYQVCRADADNLILAVSERLNLEKAGVKFKDVPARIIWFKDKLSPQAVLNVLD; via the coding sequence ATGCTTCCTTCAGATTTACTCATTTACCGACAAAACGGAGAAACCCTAGTCCCTAAACGTTTACCCATCAATGACAGTTCTTTGGCTCTAGCCATAGATCAAATTAACTGTTTTCAAGCGTCTAAGGGAAAGACACAAGGAGAACTTGAGCAAAAGTTGCAAGAATTAGAAGGAGATAGCCCAGATTACCGAGTAAAACGGGGAATTGCCCATTTATTGAAAAACAGTTTTTCGACTTTTGAGATCATTAGTCCCATAGATCCTCAACTGTTACGTCAACGGGTATTTTCTCACGCCTGTACTACAGTGCCCATTCCCAAAAATCGAAATCATACTTTAGAAGGATTAGCTTGTAATCTGAGTAACGAACTAAAACGGGAAGTGTTACCTTCAGAAATTGAAAAAGGACTTTATGCCGATCTTTTAGATAATCGTATCCTAACCCAGTTTGAGCCGCCAAGCCCAGAAGAGTTGATTCATCGCTATAACCTTTCTCAAGTTCAAGGGATTTTTTACCGAGCAAGTCATATTATTATTAATGCTCATCGTAATGATCCGGGTGAGTATAAACTATTATTTCGCTATCTCAAATTGTTTCAATTGATGGCTTATATTGAAGGGGATGCGGATACGGGATTTACCATTACCATAGATGGTCCGGCCAGTTTATTTAAAGCGAGTACCCGTTATGGGTTAGCGATGGCAAAAATGATCCCGGCGTTGTTGCACGTCAGTAAGTGGAGTCTTCAAGCCAAATTAGAATATAAAGATCCTTATACCGGTGGCGAAAAAACCAAGCGTTTTAGTCTCGATGATGGTTGTGGGTTAGTGACTCATTATCCCAAAGGCAAGACTTATGACAGTATGTTAGAGGAGTCTTTTGCTAAACGCTGGAATAAGTTAAATACACCTTGGCGCTTGGAAAGGGAAGTGCATTTAGTGCCTTTACCAGGGAGTGTGATGATTCCGGATTTTCGTTTAGTTCATCCAGATGGACGCGATTTTTTGCTAGAAATTGTCGGCTATTGGCGGCCAGAATATTTACAAAAGAAGTTTTATCAAGTCTGCCGCGCTGATGCGGATAATTTGATTTTAGCGGTTTCTGAGCGGCTCAATTTGGAAAAAGCAGGCGTTAAATTTAAGGATGTGCCGGCGCGAATTATCTGGTTTAAGGATAAGTTGTCTCCTCAAGCGGTGTTGAATGTTTTAGATTAA
- a CDS encoding pentapeptide repeat-containing protein — MNVSELIKKYAAGERNFSGITIEYANLQGVTLMGANLKGACLKEADLREANLSQADLSNSNLEDADLRKTNLETTNLQAAVLNGASFQGANLKGANLKGAFLEQTDLRQANLREANLQEAHLQGALLEGANLTGANFPPTQPSSSEPLSARVSSPEVLVSEVSSPEVGLSAKANEETGGGESLPDEAKETEDASSLANLNQPETMEQLKPLTATSEPKLPLEAPKVEPSAVRNEFRTPVKTPSSPPTTDAPKARMVNSVPSSPPSQQPFKPLSATPKETPQAAKVTQSEKDLSVASESQQAQSSAPAPSRAEETDTHSSKPPSSTEKRAPWNLFGQRQPTDAQGDK; from the coding sequence ATGAACGTCAGTGAACTGATCAAGAAATATGCAGCCGGGGAGCGCAATTTTAGTGGCATCACCATTGAGTATGCTAATCTACAGGGCGTGACCCTAATGGGAGCGAATTTAAAGGGGGCTTGTTTAAAAGAGGCGGATTTAAGAGAGGCAAATTTAAGTCAGGCTGACTTAAGTAATAGTAATTTAGAAGATGCTGATTTAAGGAAGACAAATTTAGAAACCACTAATCTTCAGGCGGCTGTTTTGAATGGGGCAAGTTTTCAGGGGGCGAATTTGAAGGGAGCTAACCTAAAAGGAGCTTTTTTAGAACAGACTGATTTGAGGCAGGCTAATTTAAGAGAAGCTAATTTACAAGAGGCTCATCTCCAAGGAGCTTTACTCGAAGGCGCTAATCTAACGGGCGCAAATTTTCCCCCGACTCAACCTTCTTCATCAGAGCCGCTTTCTGCTAGGGTGAGTTCCCCTGAAGTCTTAGTGTCTGAGGTGTCTTCCCCTGAAGTCGGCCTCAGTGCTAAGGCGAACGAGGAGACGGGTGGGGGTGAGTCCCTTCCTGACGAGGCTAAGGAGACGGAAGATGCTTCTTCATTAGCAAACCTTAATCAGCCCGAGACGATGGAGCAATTAAAGCCGCTTACTGCCACCAGTGAGCCAAAATTGCCTCTTGAAGCCCCCAAGGTCGAACCCTCTGCTGTGCGGAACGAGTTCCGCACCCCAGTCAAGACACCTTCATCTCCACCAACAACTGATGCTCCCAAGGCTCGGATGGTGAACTCAGTTCCCTCTTCGCCACCGTCTCAGCAACCGTTTAAACCCTTATCGGCCACACCAAAAGAAACGCCTCAAGCGGCAAAAGTGACTCAATCGGAAAAAGACCTGTCAGTTGCTTCTGAGTCTCAACAAGCTCAAAGTTCGGCTCCTGCGCCTTCGAGAGCGGAGGAAACCGATACACACTCGAGCAAACCCCCCTCGTCTACTGAAAAACGCGCGCCTTGGAATTTATTTGGTCAACGTCAACCCACAGATGCTCAAGGGGATAAATAA
- the psbF gene encoding cytochrome b559 subunit beta — protein MANTTGNQPVSYPIFTVRWLAVHTLAVPTVFFIGAIAAMQFIQR, from the coding sequence ATGGCTAATACCACTGGAAATCAACCCGTTTCTTATCCCATTTTTACCGTTAGATGGTTAGCGGTTCATACCCTAGCTGTACCTACGGTATTCTTTATAGGCGCGATCGCTGCCATGCAGTTTATTCAAAGATAG
- a CDS encoding photosystem II reaction center protein L, whose translation MDRNTNPNRQPVELNRTSLYLGLLLIAVLGILFSSYFFN comes from the coding sequence ATGGACAGAAATACTAATCCGAATAGACAGCCAGTTGAATTAAATCGGACTTCTCTTTATTTAGGTTTACTGTTGATAGCTGTTCTTGGGATCTTATTCTCCAGCTATTTCTTCAATTAA
- a CDS encoding photosynthesis system II assembly factor Ycf48, translating into MRKLKQILIILTISLFCISCSKVASTSYNPWKLINLETESTFADVAFTSDPNHGWIVGTQATLFETTDGGDNWEERKLDLGEEKVSFDGVSFNGDEGWITGKPAILLHTEDGGQTWSRIPLSEKLPGAPYNIVALAPQTAEMVTDLGAIYRTTDGGRTWKALVEGAVGVARNIRRSSDGKYVAVSARGNFYSTWEPGQSEWTPHNRNSSRRLQTMGYADNGGLWLIARGGQLQFTSPEDLETWDEALYPEFSTSWGLLDLSYRTPEEMWIAGGSGNLLVSFDNGKTWEKDREVENVPSNLYKIVFVNSEKGFVLGQKGVLLKYEPPTEAA; encoded by the coding sequence ATGAGAAAACTAAAACAAATCTTAATAATACTAACCATTTCCTTATTTTGTATCAGTTGTAGTAAAGTTGCTTCGACTAGCTATAATCCTTGGAAGCTCATCAACCTAGAAACCGAGTCAACCTTTGCTGATGTTGCCTTTACCAGTGATCCTAATCATGGTTGGATAGTGGGCACACAAGCAACCCTATTTGAAACTACTGACGGCGGCGACAATTGGGAAGAACGGAAACTCGACTTAGGGGAAGAAAAAGTCAGCTTTGACGGGGTTAGCTTTAATGGAGATGAAGGCTGGATCACCGGTAAACCGGCCATTTTGTTACATACCGAAGATGGCGGCCAAACTTGGTCCCGTATCCCCCTGAGTGAAAAATTGCCCGGTGCCCCATATAATATTGTTGCTCTGGCTCCCCAAACTGCCGAAATGGTAACAGATTTAGGGGCGATTTATCGCACCACTGACGGTGGGCGCACTTGGAAAGCTTTAGTAGAAGGAGCCGTTGGGGTTGCCCGTAATATCAGACGCTCTTCTGACGGGAAATATGTCGCGGTTTCTGCCCGAGGAAACTTTTACTCGACTTGGGAACCCGGACAAAGTGAATGGACACCCCATAACCGCAACTCTTCGCGTCGTCTGCAAACAATGGGTTATGCTGATAACGGGGGTCTGTGGTTGATCGCCCGGGGAGGACAATTACAGTTTACCAGCCCAGAAGACCTGGAAACCTGGGACGAAGCCCTCTATCCAGAATTTTCTACCAGTTGGGGGTTGCTGGATCTCTCCTACCGCACGCCAGAAGAAATGTGGATAGCTGGTGGAAGTGGCAACTTATTGGTAAGCTTTGATAATGGCAAAACTTGGGAAAAAGACCGAGAGGTAGAGAATGTCCCCTCTAACCTTTATAAAATTGTCTTTGTTAACTCCGAAAAAGGGTTTGTCCTAGGTCAAAAGGGTGTTTTACTAAAATATGAACCCCCCACAGAAGCCGCTTAA
- the trxA gene encoding thioredoxin produces the protein MSAAAAVTDDSFKQEVLESEIPVLVDFWAPWCGPCRMVAPVVDEIAEQYAGQIKVVKLNTDDNPNIASQYGIRSIPTLMIFKGGNKVDMVVGAVPKTTLSNTLEKYL, from the coding sequence ATGTCAGCAGCAGCCGCAGTTACAGATGACAGTTTTAAACAAGAGGTTTTAGAAAGCGAAATTCCTGTGCTGGTAGACTTTTGGGCCCCTTGGTGTGGGCCGTGCCGTATGGTGGCTCCCGTCGTGGATGAAATAGCCGAACAGTACGCAGGTCAAATCAAGGTCGTTAAATTAAACACCGACGATAACCCTAATATTGCCAGTCAGTATGGTATTCGTAGCATTCCGACCTTAATGATTTTTAAGGGAGGCAACAAGGTTGACATGGTTGTGGGTGCAGTGCCTAAAACCACCTTGTCAAACACTTTGGAAAAATACCTTTAA
- a CDS encoding FAD-dependent hydroxylase, with product MTEQPLTYPLSKAEINLDYDLAIVGGGIVGATLAAALKASGLKIAIIEAQPLPQAAARRRAYALSLISGRILEGIGVWDSILPHIGKFSKIRLSDADHPQVVKFHTTDLATDYLGYVGDHQVILTALQEFIGNCPNITWLCPAAVTGVDYQLSQATLSVNIEGKPQQIRTKLVIGADGPRSPIRTLAGIKTRGWKYWQSCVTFTIKHQASQNDIAFERFWPTGPMGILPLPGNRCQIVWTSPHARAKALQELDEAEFLTLLEKHTGGLLGKIELDSERLVFPVQLMQSDRYVLPRLALVGDAAHCCHPVGGQGLNLGIRDVAALAQVLQEAYQRGEDIGDVKVLERYETWRKPENLAILGVTDFLDRVFSNNWLPVVAVRRLGIWMMCRVPFLKTFALQVMTGLKGRAVSLSH from the coding sequence ATGACAGAGCAACCGCTAACTTATCCTCTCTCAAAAGCTGAAATTAACCTAGATTATGACCTAGCAATTGTTGGGGGTGGGATCGTCGGAGCAACCCTAGCCGCCGCCTTAAAAGCCTCTGGACTGAAAATTGCTATCATTGAAGCTCAACCGCTACCACAAGCCGCCGCCAGACGACGCGCTTATGCTTTATCCCTCATTTCAGGACGGATTTTAGAAGGAATAGGAGTTTGGGATAGTATCTTACCACATATTGGCAAATTTAGCAAGATCCGCCTGTCCGATGCCGATCATCCTCAAGTGGTTAAATTTCACACCACAGACCTAGCCACAGATTATTTAGGCTATGTCGGCGATCACCAAGTCATTTTAACTGCCCTACAAGAATTTATCGGCAATTGCCCTAATATTACCTGGTTATGTCCAGCCGCAGTAACCGGAGTGGACTATCAACTCTCACAAGCCACCTTAAGCGTAAATATTGAAGGAAAACCACAACAAATCCGCACAAAACTGGTGATCGGAGCCGATGGACCGCGCTCACCCATTCGCACTCTTGCCGGCATCAAAACCCGAGGATGGAAATATTGGCAGTCTTGCGTCACCTTTACCATTAAACATCAAGCATCCCAGAATGATATTGCTTTTGAGCGTTTTTGGCCCACTGGACCGATGGGCATTTTACCCCTACCCGGCAACCGATGTCAGATCGTCTGGACTTCCCCTCATGCTAGGGCAAAAGCTTTACAAGAATTAGACGAAGCCGAATTTTTAACGCTTCTAGAAAAACACACCGGCGGACTGTTGGGTAAAATTGAACTCGATAGCGAGCGGCTAGTCTTTCCCGTTCAATTAATGCAGAGTGATCGCTATGTGTTACCTCGACTGGCATTAGTCGGAGATGCGGCTCACTGTTGTCATCCCGTCGGGGGACAGGGGTTAAATTTAGGAATAAGAGATGTAGCCGCTTTAGCCCAAGTGTTGCAAGAAGCCTACCAACGAGGAGAAGATATCGGCGACGTAAAAGTCTTAGAACGCTATGAAACTTGGAGAAAACCCGAAAATTTAGCCATTCTAGGGGTAACCGACTTTTTAGACCGAGTTTTTTCTAACAATTGGCTGCCAGTCGTAGCGGTGCGCCGCTTAGGAATTTGGATGATGTGTCGTGTACCTTTCCTAAAAACCTTTGCTTTACAAGTGATGACAGGACTAAAGGGCAGGGCTGTTTCATTGTCCCACTAA
- a CDS encoding photosystem II reaction center protein J, which produces MFAEGRIPLWVVAVVAGLGVIAVVGLFFYGAYAGLGSSL; this is translated from the coding sequence ATGTTTGCAGAAGGACGTATTCCCTTGTGGGTAGTAGCCGTTGTTGCTGGTTTAGGTGTAATTGCTGTAGTAGGTCTTTTCTTCTACGGCGCTTATGCAGGTTTAGGGTCTTCTCTGTAG
- a CDS encoding LOG family protein, translated as MVLSDSQNHHHSGTSSRPELELSEELTQFLDQLPSHKHNKWIKRALAVLMRMAEEDLERLDWKILTAAIEDMERGFQTFYPYRHTRKVTIFGSARISALSSEYRLAVEFARRITEAGFMVLTGGGGGIMQAGNEGAGREHSFGLNIQLPFEQVSNHFIADDPKLINFKYFFTRKLFFLRESDAVALFPGGFGTQDEAFETLTLCQTGKYGPAPLVLIDEPDGNYWHIWNEQICNNLLQRGLINPEDLNLYTITNNLEAACNTIRYFYRVYHSSRYVNQQYVMRLNDELSDEQVEQLNEEYQDILVEGSFKKSRALPQETRDETSHLPRLVFHFNQRSFGRLYQMINTINQFQTVSTIEKHPEWK; from the coding sequence ATGGTTTTATCAGACTCTCAAAACCATCACCACTCAGGAACAAGTTCCCGACCCGAATTAGAATTGAGCGAAGAATTGACACAATTTCTAGACCAGTTACCCTCTCACAAACATAACAAGTGGATTAAAAGGGCACTGGCTGTCTTGATGCGGATGGCCGAAGAAGACTTGGAGCGTTTAGACTGGAAAATATTAACGGCGGCCATAGAAGATATGGAGAGGGGTTTTCAAACCTTTTATCCCTATCGTCACACGCGAAAAGTGACAATTTTCGGTTCTGCCCGTATTTCTGCGCTTAGTTCAGAGTACCGTTTAGCGGTTGAATTTGCCCGTCGCATTACTGAAGCCGGCTTTATGGTGTTGACTGGGGGAGGAGGGGGTATTATGCAGGCCGGCAACGAAGGCGCAGGACGAGAACATTCCTTTGGTTTGAATATTCAATTACCCTTTGAACAGGTCAGTAATCATTTTATTGCTGATGACCCAAAATTGATTAATTTTAAGTATTTCTTTACTCGAAAATTGTTTTTTTTGCGGGAAAGTGATGCGGTTGCGCTTTTTCCGGGGGGGTTTGGCACCCAAGATGAAGCCTTTGAAACTTTGACCCTTTGTCAAACGGGTAAATATGGTCCAGCACCTTTAGTTTTAATTGATGAACCGGATGGGAATTATTGGCACATTTGGAATGAACAAATTTGTAATAATCTCTTACAACGGGGGCTAATTAATCCTGAAGACCTCAATCTTTATACCATTACCAATAATTTAGAGGCGGCTTGTAATACGATTCGTTATTTTTATCGAGTTTATCATTCCAGTCGTTATGTAAATCAACAATATGTGATGCGGCTTAATGATGAACTGAGTGATGAACAAGTAGAACAGCTTAATGAAGAATATCAAGATATTTTGGTAGAAGGAAGCTTTAAAAAAAGCCGTGCTTTACCTCAAGAAACCCGAGATGAAACGTCCCATTTACCCCGCTTGGTTTTTCACTTTAATCAACGAAGTTTTGGCCGCTTGTATCAAATGATTAATACCATCAATCAGTTTCAAACGGTTTCGACTATTGAAAAACACCCTGAATGGAAGTAA
- a CDS encoding tetratricopeptide repeat protein has protein sequence MTNLTLITVYRSLECRPDSYRGWYYQGNVLLQRKLYDDALLSYEKALEYYPKDYWAWYRRGMTLEELGRYDEAVASYENASQVQPANYWAWYDQGCLYLEEIKDYQKAIECFDKALEANPKDYWAFYRKAEALRLWGHYEAAIACYDQALELRENDYWAWYRRGDALRNWGRKEEALTNYKKASLAKPNDYWASYQQGVILQELGRFTEAISCYQDALDIEPLDEYAWYNQACCYAKIGNIDEAIYSLEKAIKIYPPTYLELAQNNADLEPLRQDDRLTLLVNSYQSQESNGNGNNYN, from the coding sequence ATGACAAACTTAACATTAATTACAGTATATCGATCTTTAGAATGCCGTCCAGATAGCTATCGAGGCTGGTATTATCAGGGGAATGTTCTCCTGCAAAGAAAATTATATGATGATGCGTTATTGAGTTACGAAAAAGCCTTAGAATATTATCCTAAAGATTATTGGGCATGGTATAGAAGGGGTATGACTCTAGAAGAATTAGGACGTTATGATGAAGCAGTAGCCAGCTACGAAAACGCTTCACAAGTTCAACCAGCTAATTATTGGGCTTGGTATGATCAAGGTTGTCTCTATCTGGAAGAAATTAAAGATTACCAGAAGGCGATCGAGTGTTTTGATAAAGCGCTAGAAGCTAACCCCAAAGACTATTGGGCTTTTTATCGTAAGGCTGAGGCGTTGCGTTTATGGGGTCATTATGAAGCGGCTATCGCTTGTTATGATCAAGCCTTAGAATTGCGAGAAAATGACTACTGGGCTTGGTATCGTCGGGGCGATGCTCTCCGTAACTGGGGACGCAAAGAAGAAGCCTTAACCAATTATAAAAAAGCTTCTCTTGCTAAACCGAATGATTATTGGGCTTCCTATCAGCAAGGGGTTATCCTGCAAGAATTAGGAAGATTTACTGAGGCGATTTCCTGTTATCAGGATGCCCTAGATATAGAACCATTAGATGAATATGCTTGGTATAATCAAGCTTGCTGTTATGCCAAAATCGGCAATATTGATGAAGCCATTTATAGTCTAGAAAAAGCCATTAAAATTTATCCGCCAACTTATTTAGAATTGGCTCAAAATAATGCCGACCTTGAGCCTTTACGTCAAGATGATCGATTGACTTTATTAGTTAACAGTTATCAATCCCAAGAAAGTAATGGAAATGGGAATAATTATAACTAA
- a CDS encoding DUF6883 domain-containing protein, which translates to MYLDPNAVIAQEKLTEYLLKFLPKDDKSQYLAQGGYTLDNWQQLEKDLREQILILEAQPTVKTQYGQKYQIIGFLTCPNGKILRVKTIWIITDTITKFITLFPA; encoded by the coding sequence ATGTATTTAGACCCTAATGCAGTAATTGCTCAAGAAAAATTAACAGAGTATTTATTGAAATTTTTACCTAAAGATGATAAATCTCAATATTTAGCTCAAGGAGGTTATACTTTAGATAACTGGCAACAATTAGAAAAAGATTTACGAGAACAAATTTTAATTTTAGAAGCTCAACCAACTGTTAAAACTCAATATGGACAAAAATATCAAATTATTGGTTTCTTAACCTGTCCTAATGGTAAAATTTTAAGAGTAAAAACTATTTGGATAATAACTGACACAATCACTAAATTTATCACCCTATTTCCTGCATAA
- a CDS encoding ParA family protein, whose product MIIAVTALKGGVGKTTTAIHIAAYLQQKAPTLLIDADKNRSALHWSREDTLPFFVASQAGSTRLITKYTHIITDTQARPEAEELEDLVQGSDLLVIPTTPNHLDVDVTVKAVELLQPLKANFKILLTKVDARTRNGREARKTLEELKLPIFKSEIPLLVAYEKASDKGVIVKDISDSRAKFAWSCYEAVGKEIMAG is encoded by the coding sequence ATGATTATTGCCGTCACCGCCTTGAAGGGAGGAGTAGGAAAAACAACAACTGCGATCCATATAGCGGCTTACTTACAACAGAAAGCCCCGACTTTGTTGATCGATGCTGATAAAAATCGTTCGGCCTTACACTGGTCTAGAGAAGATACCCTTCCGTTTTTTGTCGCTTCACAGGCCGGCTCAACTCGATTAATTACTAAGTATACTCATATTATTACTGATACTCAAGCTAGACCAGAAGCCGAAGAATTAGAAGATTTAGTGCAAGGGAGTGATTTATTAGTCATTCCGACCACTCCTAATCATCTCGATGTAGATGTGACTGTCAAAGCGGTGGAATTGTTGCAACCTCTAAAAGCTAATTTTAAAATCTTATTAACTAAAGTGGATGCCCGTACCCGCAATGGACGAGAAGCAAGAAAAACCCTAGAAGAGTTAAAACTTCCCATCTTTAAGTCGGAAATTCCCTTGCTGGTAGCTTATGAAAAGGCTTCGGATAAAGGGGTTATCGTTAAAGATATCTCAGATTCAAGAGCCAAATTTGCTTGGAGTTGTTATGAGGCAGTAGGTAAGGAAATTATGGCAGGTTAA
- the psbE gene encoding cytochrome b559 subunit alpha, translated as MSGTTGERPFSDIVTSIRYWVIHSITIPMLFIAGWLFVSTGLAYDVFGTPRPDQYFTQDRLELPILKERYNTDQQIKEFNK; from the coding sequence ATGTCAGGTACTACTGGAGAGCGTCCATTTTCTGATATCGTTACCAGTATTCGTTACTGGGTAATTCATAGCATCACCATTCCCATGTTATTTATCGCGGGTTGGCTATTTGTTAGCACTGGACTGGCTTATGATGTGTTTGGTACACCTCGTCCGGACCAGTATTTTACTCAGGATCGCTTAGAGTTACCGATCCTAAAAGAGCGCTATAACACCGATCAGCAAATCAAAGAGTTTAATAAGTAG
- a CDS encoding rubredoxin, with amino-acid sequence MSDRPKELTLAEQAPANHECRACGYVYEPKKGDGKGNIPSGTPFEELPVSWRCPVCGVPKSQFVNVGAVDAPSGFADNLNYGFGVNRLTPGQKNLLIFGALALAFLFFLSLYGLS; translated from the coding sequence ATGAGTGATCGACCTAAAGAACTAACTCTGGCCGAACAAGCCCCGGCCAATCATGAATGCCGTGCCTGTGGCTACGTTTACGAACCGAAAAAGGGAGATGGTAAAGGAAATATTCCGTCCGGCACTCCCTTTGAGGAATTACCCGTTAGCTGGCGCTGTCCCGTGTGTGGGGTTCCCAAATCCCAGTTTGTCAATGTTGGTGCAGTTGATGCCCCTTCAGGTTTTGCAGACAACCTCAATTATGGGTTTGGGGTAAACCGTCTGACCCCCGGACAAAAAAATCTCCTGATTTTTGGAGCTTTGGCGTTAGCGTTTTTGTTCTTCCTCAGTCTGTACGGTCTTAGCTAA
- a CDS encoding glycosyltransferase encodes MFKNKIFKFLIGGGFAAAFNIVLMFLLIEWLGFNTVFLRNIANVISIELSLLLSFFIYRIWVWPGGVWTVREVLWRQIPLYHVAAGTAIMVRIFLLFPLLDWLGINYAVNTLVGVLVSASLNYLISDRLVFKTPIKTAQKPHEPMEFSQAIYYPEGLAPALEEKTIIPTDSTQETSKKIKLFSLVIPAYNEESCIQATVESISQLLEQRQIDYEILVVNDNSRDRTEEVLKQLCDENPRVNYINNYYPNGYGFAVRCGLENFRGDAVAIVMADSSDSPENIVDYYYKLQEGYDCVFGSRFIRGGKVIDYPVHKLIVNRLANAFIKVLFGLKLNDTTNAFKIYRREVIEGISPLISHHFNLTVEMPLKAIIRGYSYSIIPITWQNRKRGVSKLKLKEMGSRYLFIVLFIWLEKYLSRGDYVLSHLKSSNSYLK; translated from the coding sequence ATGTTCAAAAATAAAATTTTTAAGTTTCTCATTGGCGGTGGTTTTGCAGCAGCCTTCAATATAGTTTTAATGTTTTTACTAATTGAATGGCTCGGCTTTAATACGGTTTTTTTACGCAATATTGCCAATGTAATTTCAATAGAATTGTCCCTATTATTAAGTTTTTTCATTTATCGAATTTGGGTTTGGCCAGGAGGGGTATGGACAGTTAGAGAGGTGTTATGGCGGCAAATTCCTCTCTATCATGTAGCGGCAGGAACGGCTATTATGGTTCGGATTTTTTTGCTCTTTCCTCTGCTAGATTGGTTGGGAATTAATTACGCAGTTAATACATTAGTCGGGGTCTTAGTTAGTGCATCTCTTAACTATTTAATCAGTGATCGCCTAGTATTTAAAACGCCCATTAAAACCGCTCAAAAACCCCATGAGCCAATGGAATTTTCCCAAGCGATTTATTATCCAGAAGGGTTGGCTCCGGCGCTGGAAGAGAAAACTATTATCCCAACGGATTCGACCCAAGAAACTTCTAAAAAAATTAAGCTTTTTTCCCTTGTTATTCCGGCTTACAATGAAGAAAGTTGTATTCAAGCCACAGTGGAATCTATTAGTCAGCTTTTAGAACAAAGACAGATTGACTATGAAATTTTAGTGGTTAATGACAATAGTCGAGACCGCACAGAAGAAGTTTTAAAGCAACTCTGTGATGAAAACCCACGAGTAAATTATATTAACAATTACTATCCTAATGGTTACGGTTTTGCCGTGCGTTGTGGTTTAGAAAATTTTCGAGGCGATGCAGTAGCAATTGTGATGGCTGATAGTTCTGACTCACCAGAAAATATTGTAGATTACTATTACAAGCTGCAAGAAGGGTATGATTGTGTATTTGGTTCACGCTTTATTCGAGGAGGTAAAGTCATTGACTATCCCGTTCACAAATTAATCGTTAACCGCTTGGCCAATGCCTTCATTAAAGTTTTGTTTGGCTTAAAACTGAATGATACAACTAATGCGTTTAAAATTTACCGTCGAGAAGTTATCGAGGGAATTTCTCCTCTGATATCTCATCATTTTAACTTAACGGTAGAAATGCCGCTTAAAGCCATTATTAGAGGGTATTCATACAGCATAATTCCTATTACTTGGCAAAACCGAAAAAGAGGAGTCTCCAAGCTGAAACTCAAAGAGATGGGAAGCCGCTATCTATTTATTGTTCTTTTTATTTGGCTGGAAAAATATCTTTCTCGGGGAGATTATGTTCTCAGTCACCTAAAATCCTCAAATTCTTATTTGAAGTAA
- a CDS encoding DUF4926 domain-containing protein produces the protein MPFPLFSQIQLTQDIPQYNLKKGSIGTIVEYYPMPEGQEDGYSVEGLIFQDTVEVAESQIRVISLEQKSPKATFF, from the coding sequence ATGCCATTTCCTCTTTTCTCTCAAATTCAATTAACCCAAGATATACCCCAATATAACTTAAAGAAAGGTAGTATTGGTACAATTGTTGAATATTATCCCATGCCTGAAGGGCAAGAAGATGGATATAGTGTAGAAGGGTTAATTTTTCAAGATACTGTAGAAGTAGCCGAATCTCAAATTCGAGTAATTAGCCTTGAGCAAAAGTCCCCAAAAGCCACTTTTTTTTAA